The following nucleotide sequence is from Photobacterium gaetbulicola Gung47.
TTCCAGCACCAAACAGCTCGACGGGGTGATATCCAACTGGCCGCAAGCCATCAGGTAGCAATCCGGAGCCGGTTTACCGTTTGCTACATTTTCGGCCGTAACAATGGCGTCAAACTGCGAGATATAATCCGTACCGGCAAAATGGTGGGTGACCTTCTTGATCGGCGAAGAAGTCACAAGTGCACACTTCAGCCCGTTTTGCTTAATATGTGCAAACAGCTCGGCAAAGCCTGGCTGGTATGGAATACCCTTGTCCTGCTCGGCACTAAACATGGCGTCTCTCACTTGGCAGAAGCGCTCGAGATCCAATGCTTCACCAAACTTTATCGCAACCCGTCGCTCACATTCTTCATCTTGCACACCAATAAATGATTGATAGTCTTCATCGGTTAGCACAAGTCCTTGCTCGTTAGCCGCTGACTGCCAGCAGGCCTTATAAAGCCCTTCGGTATCAAAGATCAGGCCATCCATGTCAAACAGTACCGCTTTTACTTCCTTCATATCCTTCCTCAAAGTTGGTGTGTGCAGAGTGTTGCCACGCTAAATGATGTCATTCACAGCGTGATTTCCAACCGGTTTCCTTCAGGGTCAAGTACAACGCTCTCATAATAACCATCGCCGGTTCGCCGCGGACCGTCTACGACGTTATAACCATCATTGGCTAAACGGGCGGTTAATGCATCGACGCCTTGCTCGGAGCCAACCGACATCGCCATGTGTATCAGCCCGGTAAACTGGGCCATTGGATCATTCGCAGTCGCGGGAATCGCATCATTGTGCATGATTTCCAGCCGGGCACCTTTATCAAAACTCAAGAAATAGGAGGAGGTCCTACAACCTCGGCTTAGCAGCAAGCGTCTTCTCCAGGATCTGCAACAATGCTTGGCGTACCGGCCCCTCCGAATGGCGGCGCGTTTGGATCACATCTACCGTTGTCAGCCAACCATCGGGTTCGTAGGCAAGATCCAACACCGCCAGCTTGCCTTGTTCTACATAGGATGCCGCTAAGCTTTCAGGGACGATAGCCCAACCGAGACCTTGAGCCGCCAACTCCAAGAGCAACTGATGGTTATTGGCATACCATACCTGCGAACTGATCGCATAACTGAACCACAGCTCCTTGCCGCTGGATGAGCGTTGTACGATCTGGCGGTAGTTACGCAGATCGTCATCTTTAAGTGCCGTTTTATGGGCCAGAGGGTGTTGTGGGGCAGCCAGGGTCAAAAACCGGTTGTAGCCCACCGTAGCAAACTCGGTATCTTCCAGTATTTTGCCGTCAGAATAGACCACACCGATATGCGCCCTTCCCTCGCTGACCATCGCCTTGATGTCGAAAGTCGAAGCCGAGATTAACTCGATGCTGGTCATCGGATACTGCTCGCCGACCGCAGTGATCTGCCCCAGCAAATCCGGTTCAACCACACTTTCTTCTATCGCGACCACCAGCTCATGCTCTTCATCGGCATCCAGGGCCATCACCTTTTGATCCAGACGCTGTTGCTGCAGCAGTATTGCACGGGCGATTGGCAACAGCGCTTCTCCCTGGGCTGTCAGCGTGGGCATATTGCTTGAGCGGTCAAACAAGGTTTGATTCAACGCGATTTCAAGGTTCGACACCGACTGGCTTACCCCCGACTGTGCCCGCTGGTGCTTTCTTGCTGCCGCCGAAAAAGACCCACACTCGCAAACGGCGACAAACATTTTCAATTGCTCAAAGCTATACATAACTGCTGATTCACACCCTTTCGTTGTTTATCCCAGCCATCACGACGTGTGATAGCTGCTAACTTTCGTCCTGCAATATTTTTGCTACGCTGCTCTACCTGCGTGGTGATGGATATTAGTACATAAGAATACTAACAGACACTTTCCTTGCAATCACAGTATCAGAATAACTGATAGGTAACACCCAACTATTGGCGGAGCTACGATGAACATTGACCAAGCCCTTGCTCTTATCCACCGAGGGGCAGAGCAAATTACCCCTGAAAAAGCATTAATCGAGAAACTAAAGAAAGACCGACCTCTGGTGGTCAAGCTTGGTGCCGATCCTACCGCGCCGGATATCCACCTCGGCCACACTGTCATTCTGAACAAGCTTCGACAGTTCCAAGACCTGGGCCATAAGGTTGTCTTTCTTATTGGCGATTTTACCGGCAAAATCGGCGATCCGAGCGGCAAGAATACAACCCGCCCACCACTGACAACAGAACAGGTGCTTGCCAACGCCGAGACCTACCAGCAGCAAGTGTTCAAAATACTCGATCCGCAAAAAACCGACATCGTATTTAATTCACATTGGCTGTCCAAACTTGGGGCTGAAGGCATGCTGAAACTCACTGCTAGCCAAACAGTCGCTCGAATGCTGGAGCGGGAGGACTTCAAAAAACGATTTGCCGAGCAGCAATCTATAGGTATCCATGAATTTATCTACCCACTGCTCCAGGGCTACGACTCGGTAGAATTGAAAGCCGACATTGAGCTGGGCGGCACGGATCAGACCTTTAACTTGCTGATGGGGCGTGAACTGCAAAAGCATCACAACATGGAGCCGCAGGTGGTGATCACCATGCCGCTGCTGGTCGGCCTAGATGGCGTGAAGAAGATGTCCAAATCAGCCGCCAATTACATTGGCATTACCGAATCGCCAGAAGAAATGTTCGGCAAGTTGATGTCAATTTCAGACAACTTGATGTGGAACTACTTCGAGTTGCTGTCTTTTCGCCGCATAGATGAAATTGAACAGTTCAAACGGGATATCGAATCCGGCCGCAACCCAAAAGAAATCAAGGTACTCTTGGCCAAAGAAATCGTC
It contains:
- a CDS encoding putative HAD superfamily hydrolase (COG0637), whose protein sequence is MKEVKAVLFDMDGLIFDTEGLYKACWQSAANEQGLVLTDEDYQSFIGVQDEECERRVAIKFGEALDLERFCQVRDAMFSAEQDKGIPYQPGFAELFAHIKQNGLKCALVTSSPIKKVTHHFAGTDYISQFDAIVTAENVANGKPAPDCYLMACGQLDITPSSCLVLEDSNNGMRSGLDAGCQAIMIPDLLAPAEDIVSRATSIVDSLLEVKPYL
- a CDS encoding Glyoxalase/bleomycin resistance protein/dioxygenase (COG0346); this translates as MLLSRGCRTSSYFLSFDKGARLEIMHNDAIPATANDPMAQFTGLIHMAMSVGSEQGVDALTARLANDGYNVVDGPRRTGDGYYESVVLDPEGNRLEITL
- a CDS encoding transcriptional regulator (COG0583) — its product is MYSFEQLKMFVAVCECGSFSAAARKHQRAQSGVSQSVSNLEIALNQTLFDRSSNMPTLTAQGEALLPIARAILLQQQRLDQKVMALDADEEHELVVAIEESVVEPDLLGQITAVGEQYPMTSIELISASTFDIKAMVSEGRAHIGVVYSDGKILEDTEFATVGYNRFLTLAAPQHPLAHKTALKDDDLRNYRQIVQRSSSGKELWFSYAISSQVWYANNHQLLLELAAQGLGWAIVPESLAASYVEQGKLAVLDLAYEPDGWLTTVDVIQTRRHSEGPVRQALLQILEKTLAAKPRL
- a CDS encoding tyrosyl-tRNA synthetase (COG0162) — its product is MNIDQALALIHRGAEQITPEKALIEKLKKDRPLVVKLGADPTAPDIHLGHTVILNKLRQFQDLGHKVVFLIGDFTGKIGDPSGKNTTRPPLTTEQVLANAETYQQQVFKILDPQKTDIVFNSHWLSKLGAEGMLKLTASQTVARMLEREDFKKRFAEQQSIGIHEFIYPLLQGYDSVELKADIELGGTDQTFNLLMGRELQKHHNMEPQVVITMPLLVGLDGVKKMSKSAANYIGITESPEEMFGKLMSISDNLMWNYFELLSFRRIDEIEQFKRDIESGRNPKEIKVLLAKEIVTRFHSEPEADHAENMFNQRFAAKIMPDNLETIEFQHGLTLSQVLKQAKLTSSTSEALRLIRQGAVKIAGDKVEDPSVALPVGEQIVQVGKRRIAKIKLS